The window GATCCCAAGTTTCGTTGTGGACACTACGATGGCAAGGGCAGAGTTGGAGGTGAGTTGACGGCACAGATCAAGGAGGCCAACTTCGTGCTAACCAATTTTCTAAGAATGGATCCTGCAGCATGTGACTCCAAAGATGGGTGTTGCTCTTTTTACAACCGGGTATGTTAGTACACCATTATCAAGTGTCAATCTATTCTAACGTGAGCCGACTGCAGCCCGTACATTGACATGGTTCTTGCACCTCTTACAATCATGACACCGAGAGTCATCGATGGCGTTGTAACATGGTCAGTTCCTTTAGGTAAGTAGTATGATATAAAATAGACGTCCCTTTGTttctaagaaaaaaacgaaCAGGACTCGGCGAGGTTGCTCACGTAGCCCTCTCGGATTGTGGCATCTACGCTCGGTGGTTATTCGATAATCCAGACCGTGCCAATGGCCTTGACCTCGAAGTAGCCATTTCTCACATCTCATACAACGAGTTGGCTGCTGCCTATACAAAAGTGACTGGAAGACCAGCGCAGTACCTCGACGTACCTTTTTCGACGTATTTCGAGAACTTCGGGTCGCTTGGCGCAATGGGATCGGTAATGAGGATCCCCAACATGAGTCTTTGGACAAAACTCAGATTTGGCCTCCAATTTTCTACTCAAAGGCCATCTTCATATAATGCTAACCCCACAGATCCAAGCGTCATGACTTTTGAACGCAACTTTACGGGCTTCTGGCACATCTGGAGAGAAAGCCAAGGGAACAAGAGTGTCATTACCAGAAATTACAAGCTTCTTGACGAGATTCACCCCAATAGGATCAAGTCCGCGGAAGAGTGGTTTcggaaagaagcagaaaagggcGATTTGTGGGAGAGGGTACACAATATGGCTCCAATTTTGAAATGGAGTGAAGACGGTGCTGCCGGTAGTTTGTAAAATATTTCCTACTGTCCACTgattatactatttataattcATTCGCCATGCTCTAAAACCATCTTTAAGATTCAAGCGGGCAGTTATCAATGTTTTTTTGCCACATGAGCTTCGCATAAAGGGGCAGAAGGTCTACCGCGAAATCAGTAAATAACAgccacaaaagaaaagacgcTGCAATGGAAACACACCTTGTGAGGTAAAGTTACAGTCAATGTAACAGTTTACCATGGCAGCAGTGTAATTGGCGCCTAGATCCATCAAGATGGGCTTCTGGAGGCTACAGAAAACATGTTAGTGTTCAGTTCTGCCGCAAGTAGTACACAACTTACTGATCGTAAAAGATTAGATCCACAAGTTCAGGATCTTTATCCTTGGGGAAGTTTGCCTCAGCCTGCCAGTATCTAGGTATCGTATACTCTGGGATATTGGTGTGCTTCGTGTCATCGCCGTCAGTGCCCCAGTCATCAGTAGTAACGTAGCCTGGAGTGACGGTTTCCTGGCGGCGGACGACtccatggccttgttgcATCTCACGCCGGGTCAGATAACCCAGAGAGGGGTCAGTGCAAGAGTCGTGGGGAATAGGCATGGTAGCGAGATGAGCATCACGCGTAGTGGGTGAAGGTTTGTTGAGTCTAAGTTGAGTGAGTGATAAGCTTGGTTAGCATAGACAGAGGAGGACAACAGCTTCAGCAAAGTTCAACTCACTTTGGGAGAACagtcttggccaaggcatAAGGCACGTCAGGAATGTAAAGGAAGATGTCACGGTAAAATGAAACGATGATGCTGTCGTCGTATGTAAATGGCCCTTTATGAAGATCGAAGCGGACACCTCTCGTATTGCCGATAATAACTCGGGACTTGTGCTCGCGCGCCTGGTTGACAACAATGGCAGAAGCAGCGGGGACAATGACGCCGGGATAGATGTTCGACGGGTTGTCATAGGGAACACAGGAGATGCACCACGTCTGAGGCGCGCAACCGAATACTTGCCccagcttgagctcttctcGCACTTTTGTGATCTCGCCAGTGACGCTCAGACCAAAGGCTTGGTCAAACGTCTTTTCCGTCTGCTTGGTATGGTAAGTGAACGTCTGGCGATTCCAATCAAGATATCGGCGCGAATACAGAAAAGGAGACTTTGCGCCTGGCCGTGCTGGCCGACTCGGATTAGCCACTCCTTTGGGATTCTTGGGGCCTGTGAAGCCGCTATTGGAGGAATTGAAACCGCTCATCGAAAGCCAACCCATCGTCTCGCAGTAGCGGCCAGACTCGAGCGCCACGGAGTTATCATCGTAGACAGAAAAGTTGCGGATATGAGTGTGGCCTCCGAGGATCTGGATAGGGGTGACGGGATGATGTTTGCGGATCTCATCAAAGACGACCCTGAACGTGCTTACAGGGTCCTTTTGACTAACAGGGTTATGACCCAGGAGAATGAAAACGTCGATGGGGTCACTAGTGGCAAGAGCTTGAGTGAACCACGGCTCTTTGACCAAGTCTTTGGCCATAATCACTTGCGAGGCATTGGAGTTTCCGGTAAAGTCAAACAAAACgccaaaggccatggcgcGGAGCCCCTTTCCAGTCTTGAAATAACGGTGCGTTGCACCCACATACTCATAGTTCCCCGAAGTCTTGTTGAGGACTTTGACGTTGGAGGTGATGTAGCGCTCACCCCATTTCTTTGCCCAGATGTTGAACATTTCATAAGATACTTCAGACATGTACAGTTCATGGTTACCAATGGTTAGCAGGTCGTAATCAACCTCGTTGAAGATGGGCATCGACTTGGCGCCATCGACTTGAGTGGCATCTGAAAGGCCGTTGCCGTCGTGGAGATCGCCCGTAtcaaccagcagcaggtcAACGTTCATATCACGAGCCGCCTGCTTCATGCGACGCGAAAAGGTGGCAAAGTCACCCCAGTCGGCGCCATAGTTTTGCTCCTTGAGATGGCCCTCAAGCCAGCCATGAGAATCGGTCTAAGATGAGTGAGTGTGAGCAACCGAGCATATGAATttacatatatatatttatatacgTTTCTAAAGATGGCAGAGGAGAGGCTCTCAGTTTCTCAACACTTTCATGACATACCGTATGGAGAATGTTCAGCTGCCCCCATTCAAGGGGCCCTTTGGGGCCGTGTTTGGCATTGGGAGCTCCGGGCTGGATCCGTTTGACATGGCGAACATGTTCAATTGTATTTTTCGGGCCATAGCACGAATCATCGCCACCACAAGCCAATGCTATGGGAAGCAAAGCTGCGAGCCCACCGACAGCGGCAAGGGCCTTCATTTTATTCGACAAGAGAATGGGAAAATGATGGAGACTGTATGAGAGAGAGGTATAGGCAGGCAGATGGAGATATATACTCCATAGATACATACGGATAGCCGCTTGTCTTAGACCGTCACAAACCCAGACTCCAGTCCATCCAACCACCTCAGACTCTCTCCCCAGATTCAGCCCGCCACATGTCTGAGACATGTCAAGTCCATCCAGTCACAGTCTCTAGATTCTGACGCCAACAAGAATCATCCTACTAGACCGACACAATCTCACTTTTTCCGGTAGCTCTCCTGCAAGGCGCTATTAACTCTGTTCATCCTGCCCATCAAAGGCACTCGGAAGTCGTACAAAGGCCATGGAATCAGCAGCCACAAAGGATCTTGAGCGTTTTAGGCATCTTTGAAAGTCCATTATATATTGAATCAATAATAGTGGTATCGCATGTATCGGAAAAGAGTGTTTTAGTTGGTGTGACCCTGCCGTGTCTCTCGACGGCTCACCGAGGGTCAGCCAGCCACCGGAAGTGATCACGACTAACCTGTACCAGGCTCTGACACAATGACGTTTTCTGTATCTTTCACTTGGAACATGTTTCTCTaattttttctctcatctcatcacaaTCATGCTTTTAAATGATCAAATTATAAGTTTTGTATACTATTAATGTACTTAGGTAATCCTATTGAAGCCTTGGTGCTGCTATCACAGCAACTCAGACGGGAGACGCGCATCTTCAAAATCCAACAACATCAATTGGCGATGAGTGTGATACAAACTCTACAAATAATCGACCAATCAAAACTATATGAATCGAAATTCTCAAATTACAAAACACTGCCGTAAAACACCATCTTGCTGCAATTCAATAGCTCCCCTTGAAATAGCTCCTACGCTCCGTACTGTATAATCATGCGCCTAAGCTCCACAAATCCAAACTTGCCAACTTCACTCCTTGAATCGCAAAATCCATTGAAACGCAG is drawn from Trichoderma atroviride chromosome 7, complete sequence and contains these coding sequences:
- a CDS encoding uncharacterized protein (EggNog:ENOG41), yielding MSRYQTKKIFIIGGTGAQGVPIIQELVKDEKYTVRVMTRDPESRRAKELAALPGVELFKGSFANEVDLTNGFKGCDGAYVNIDGFNCGEKAEIFWGIRAYEIALDAGIKFYVWGNLDYTLKKANWDPKFRCGHYDGKGRVGEWILQHVTPKMGVALFTTGPYIDMVLAPLTIMTPRVIDGVVTWSVPLGLGEVAHVALSDCGIYARWLFDNPDRANGLDLEVAISHISYNELAAAYTKVTGRPAQYLDVPFSTYFENFGSLGAMGSVMRIPNMSLWTKLRFGLQFSTQRPSSYNANPTDPSVMTFERNFTGFWHIWRESQGNKSVITRNYKLLDEIHPNRIKSAEEWFRKEAEKGDLWERVHNMAPILKWSEDGAAGSL
- a CDS encoding uncharacterized protein (EggNog:ENOG41~SECRETED:SignalP(1-19)); the encoded protein is MKALAAVGGLAALLPIALACGGDDSCYGPKNTIEHVRHVKRIQPGAPNAKHGPKGPLEWGQLNILHTTDSHGWLEGHLKEQNYGADWGDFATFSRRMKQAARDMNVDLLLVDTGDLHDGNGLSDATQVDGAKSMPIFNEVDYDLLTIGNHELYMSEVSYEMFNIWAKKWGERYITSNVKVLNKTSGNYEYVGATHRYFKTGKGLRAMAFGVLFDFTGNSNASQVIMAKDLVKEPWFTQALATSDPIDVFILLGHNPVSQKDPVSTFRVVFDEIRKHHPVTPIQILGGHTHIRNFSVYDDNSVALESGRYCETMGWLSMSGFNSSNSGFTGPKNPKGVANPSRPARPGAKSPFLYSRRYLDWNRQTFTYHTKQTEKTFDQAFGLSVTGEITKVREELKLGQVFGCAPQTWCISCVPYDNPSNIYPGVIVPAASAIVVNQAREHKSRVIIGNTRGVRFDLHKGPFTYDDSIIVSFYRDIFLYIPDVPYALAKTVLPKLNKPSPTTRDAHLATMPIPHDSCTDPSLGYLTRREMQQGHGVVRRQETVTPGYVTTDDWGTDGDDTKHTNIPEYTIPRYWQAEANFPKDKDPELVDLIFYDHLQKPILMDLGANYTAAMVNCYIDCNFTSQDLLPLYAKLMWQKNIDNCPLES